In Amycolatopsis sp. FBCC-B4732, the genomic stretch GGGTGCCGGCCCGCGGTCAGGCGGAGGTTGCCGACCACCGCGCGGGCCTTCTCCGTCCACTGTGGATAGAGGTCGCGGGTGTGCGCGTCGAGGAAGACCAGGCGGGCCATGTTCGGGCGGTCGGCGGGGCGCCCGGGGGCCGTGAAGTCGAGGTGGCCGGCGAAGAAGGCGTGCCCGAGCCGGTTCCAGGCCAGCACGTCGGTGCGGCGGCCCAGCAGGATCGCCGGCACGTCGCCCAGCCCGGCCAGCAGCTGCGTGGTCACCTCGTCGACGCGCTCGACCGGCGGCCGCTTCGCCGCGCGGCGCCTCGGCGGCCGGGCCAGGACGCGCAGGTGCTCGTGCTCGTCGGTGTCCAGCCGCAGCGCCCGGGCGATCGCGTCGACCACCTCGTCGGACGCGTTCACCGACTGGCCCTGCTCGAGCCGCACGTAGTACGACGCGCTCACCCCGGCGAGGCTCGCGACCTCTTCGCGGCGCAGGCCGGGCACCCGGCGCCGCTCGCCGTAGGTGCGCAGGCCGACGTCCGCCGGGTGCAGCCGCGCCCGGCACGCCTGCAGGTATTCGGCGAGCTGCCCCTGATCGACCATGACCCCGAGTATGCCCGGGGCGGCCGCGGCCCAGCCTGACCCTGCCGGGGGTAGGAAACGGCCGGGCTGGCCGCCGTGGCGGGGCGCGGGACAACCTGGCGCCAAGCTCACCGAGTCCAGGAGGACCCCGCCCATGACCACCGACACCGTTCCCGCCCTCGACCCGGCGACGTTCGCCTTCACCCGGCGGGCCTGGGTCCCCGCCCCGCCGCCGGTCGTCTACGACCTGGTCAGCGACGTCGCCAAGATCGAGCTGTGGAGCCCGACCGCGTCCCGGGTCCGCTACGACGACGGCGCCGGCCCGGTCCCGGGCGCGTGGTTCGGCGGCCACAACCGCCGCGGCGAGCGAGAATGGGACACCCGCTCCCAGGTCCGCGCGGCCGACGCACCGGCCGAGTTCGCGTTCGTCGTGGGCGGCCTCGACGACGGCATCGTCCGCTGGCGCTGGCTCATCGCCGCCGACGGCCCTGGTTCGATCGTGACCCAGGAGTGGCAGCTGCTGCGCCTGGACCCCGTGCTCGGCTCGACCGCGGGCGAGCTGGCCGCACTCCGGGACGACATGGCGGTCAGCGCGGAAACCACCCTGATCGCACTCGGCCGCTGGCTGCACGAGCGCGCCGCGAAACCCTGACCACGACGCTCAGCTCCCGGGGGCGGGGCGCCCGGGCTGCACCGGGGGCGGGGCACCCAGGCTGCGAGATGACGTGGTGACGAGCGCAAAAGCCACCATGATCGCACTCACCCGCTGGCTGCACGAGCGCGTCACGAAACCCTGACCACGACACTTAGCCCCCGAAGCCGCCACACCCGGCCGGCACCGAGGGCGGAGCACCCGGGCTGCGAGACGACACGGCGGCCAGCGCACAAGCCACCCTGATCGCGCCCATCCGCTGCCCCGACACCCCCCACCCTCAGCCCCCGAAAACCTCCACCACCGGCCGCTCCGGGGTGCGGGGCGCCCAGCCCGGGTCTCCGCCGGTGGCGAAGCCGACCCATGCGGCGTGCATGCGCGTCGCGAGGGCCGGCGGGGCCGGGTCCGGGCCCAGCAGGCCGGTTTCCCCGTGCAGCCACGGTTCGCCGGCCAGGTCGAACACGAACGGCAGCTCCACCGTGTGCGCCGCGCCGAGCCGCCCGTCCAGCGCCGTCGAGCGGTGGGCGAACGAGTACACGTGGGTCCGGCCGGTGCGTGCCGCGATCAGCCGGGCCGAACCCGCGCCGAACAGCGCGTCGCCGAGCAGTGCCGAGCGCAGCTCGCCCGGGCTCGCGTCCGGCCGGGACGCCCGGAGCGCGGCGACCGCCGCTCCGGGATCGGCCCGGGTCGCCGCCGCGACGGCGAGTACGTCGGCGTCCGTGGAGTTCTCGAACTTCCCTTGCGGCACCAGGTAAAGGTTCCCTTCCTCGGTGGTGGTGCCGATGAGCAGATCGACGTCCCCGCCGAGCGGCGCGTCAGCCGGTTGCACCGGCAGCACCAGGCTGAACGGGCTCAGCCCGGCGAGCGGGTCGGTCGCGGTGGCGGTCCGGAGGTCCACACCGGACAGTGCGGGCATCGACGCCACCAAGCGGGCGTCCGGGATTTCCGCGAACGCCGCCGCCGTCGGCTCGGTTCCGAGCGCGGCCGCCGCGGCCGACGTGACTCGCCGCGCCTGCTCCGGGGTGAACGCGCCCGTCCCGCTGCCGCTCTGCATGATCGCCCGCCGGAACAGCCCCTTCGCGGCCGGTGCCGCCAGCAGTCCCGCGGTGAGCGTCGCCCCCGCGGACTGCCCGAACACCGTGACGTTGCCGGGATCGCCCCCGAACGACCCGATGGCGTCGCGCACCCACCGCAGCGCGGCGAGGACGTCCAGCAGGCCGCGGTTGTCCGGGGCGCCGTCCAGGACGAGGAAGCCGGGGATCCCGAGACGGTAGTTGACCGTCACCAGGACGACGCCGTCCCGCGCGAACGCCCGGCCGTCGTAGAGCGCCGCCGCCGTGGAGCCGGTGACGAACCCGCCGCCGTGCACGAAGACCATCACCGGCCGCTTGCCGTCGTCGGCGGCCGGGGTGCGGACGTCCACGGTGAGGTACTCGTCGCCGCGCACCCAGCCGGGGCCGAAGTACGGGCTCAGGTCGAGGCGGCCGAAGTCCCGCACCGGCTGGGGCGCGGTCGGCGACGGCCGCGTGCCGTCCCGGACGCCGGACCAGCCCGGGTGCGGCACGGGTTCGGCGAAGCGGAGCCCGCCGGCGGGAGCGGCCGCGTACGGAATGGCCCGGTAGCGCTCGCCGAACCGGTCACGGGTCCCCCGCACCGCGCCCGCAGGCGGGTGCGCGATCGGGTGCCGGGTGCCGCTCACGCGAAGCCGGCCCAGTCCGTGATGGCGAACCGGGAGCCGTCCCGGCGGACCTGCACGCCGCCGGGCCCGGGCAGGTGCGCCGGGAACACGAGCGCGCCGGTCTCGGCCGCCGAGCCGAGCAGCTGGTGCCGAGTGGCGCGCGCCTGGACCTCGTCCTCGCAGAAGCACGAGTTGACGTCGGGCGCCACGATCTGCTGCGGGGTGTGCACCAGATCGCCGACGAACAACGCCCGGTCGCTCCCGGATTCCAGGCACAGCACCGACGATCCCGGCGTGTGGCCGGGCGCCAGCTCGAGCCGGAGGTTGCCGTCGATCCGGTACGAGCCGTCCCACAAATCCACGAGCCCGGCCTCGTGCACCGGCGCGACGCTGTCCTCGAAGACGTTCTGGTTCCCCCGCCCGAACACGGACTCGTTCCCGTTGAGCGGGTTCCAGAACTCGAAGTCGCGCCGGGGCAGGAGGTAGCGGGCGCGGGGGAACGTCGGCACCCAGGCACGGTCCTCGAGCCGGGTGTTCCAGCCGACGTGGTCGGTGTGCAGGTGGGTGTTGACCACGAGGTCGACGTCCTCCGGGCGCACCCCGGCGGCCGCGAGCGTGTCGAGGAAGGGGGTGTCGCGGTGTCCCCAGAACGCGGCGTAGGGCCGCTCCTTGTGGTTGCCGACGCCGGTGTCGACGAGGATGGTGCGGCCTTCGCTGCGCAGCAGCCACGTCTGGACCGCCGCGACGACCTGGCCGGTCCCGGGGTCCCAGAAACCGGGGGCCAGCCAGGACCGGTTCTCGTCCCAGTCCGTTTCGTTGCTGTGCGGGAAGAACTCCGCCGGCGTCAGGCCGACCGGGCCGGAGAACTCGACGACGCGGGTGACGGTGACGTCCCCCAGCGTGATCTCTTCGGGAATCGCGTTCATGACCCCAGGCTGGCGCCCGGCCGCACCGGCGAACCAGCCCCGGCGGTGCCTACCCTTCGCCGGGGGTGGCCGGGCTCCGGCGTCACGACCGTCTCGGGATCCACCGCCACAACGCCGCGGCCGCCGCGAAGCCGACCAGGCCGCTGGTCGCGATACCCGCGCCGAGGCCGGCCAGTGCGGTGGCCGCCGACAGGACCAGGGGGCCGACGCCGGTGCCGATGTCGGCCAGTTCGTTCCAGATGCCCAGGTGCGTCGGGCGGCCCACCGGCGGGGAGACGTCGGCGCCGAGGGTCATCACGATGCCCGAGCCGATCCCGTTGCCGAAGCCCATCACCATCGCCGCCACCGTCAGCAGGGCCGCGCCGTCGGTCAGGGGCACCAGGAGGAAGGACGTGCCGAGCACGAGGGTCGCCGGCACCGCCACCCAGCGGCGGCCGCGGCGGTCCATCACCTTGCCCGCCGGGTAGAACGTCAGCGCGTCGACCGCGCCGGCGATACCGTAGATGATCGAACCGGTCGTCGGCGACAGGCCGATGTGGGCCGCCCACAGCGGGACGACCGTCTGGCGGGTCTGGCGGATCGCCGACAGCAGCAGGATTCCCGTGCCCAGGGTCGCGTACACCCGCCACCGCTGTTTCAGCATCCCGCGCGTGGTGACCTCGGCCGCCTGGTCGCGGCCGGTGACCGGCAGGTCGGGCACCCGCAGCACCAGCGCGGCCGCCGCGGCGATCGCGGCCAGGCTCACGTAGTACGCGCCCGGCAGGCCGGCGAACCGCATCGCCGCGGCCCCGGCGAACGGCCCGAGGAACACGCCGATCCGCATGCTCCCGCCCAGCGTCGACAACGCCCTGGCCCGCAGGTGCGGCGGCACCACCTCGGTCAGGTACGACTGCCGGGCCAGGCCGTAGACCGCGGCGGCCGCCCCGATCAGCACGACGCCGGCGCCGTAGAGCAGC encodes the following:
- a CDS encoding carboxylesterase/lipase family protein encodes the protein MSGTRHPIAHPPAGAVRGTRDRFGERYRAIPYAAAPAGGLRFAEPVPHPGWSGVRDGTRPSPTAPQPVRDFGRLDLSPYFGPGWVRGDEYLTVDVRTPAADDGKRPVMVFVHGGGFVTGSTAAALYDGRAFARDGVVLVTVNYRLGIPGFLVLDGAPDNRGLLDVLAALRWVRDAIGSFGGDPGNVTVFGQSAGATLTAGLLAAPAAKGLFRRAIMQSGSGTGAFTPEQARRVTSAAAAALGTEPTAAAFAEIPDARLVASMPALSGVDLRTATATDPLAGLSPFSLVLPVQPADAPLGGDVDLLIGTTTEEGNLYLVPQGKFENSTDADVLAVAAATRADPGAAVAALRASRPDASPGELRSALLGDALFGAGSARLIAARTGRTHVYSFAHRSTALDGRLGAAHTVELPFVFDLAGEPWLHGETGLLGPDPAPPALATRMHAAWVGFATGGDPGWAPRTPERPVVEVFGG
- a CDS encoding helix-turn-helix domain-containing protein — translated: MVDQGQLAEYLQACRARLHPADVGLRTYGERRRVPGLRREEVASLAGVSASYYVRLEQGQSVNASDEVVDAIARALRLDTDEHEHLRVLARPPRRRAAKRPPVERVDEVTTQLLAGLGDVPAILLGRRTDVLAWNRLGHAFFAGHLDFTAPGRPADRPNMARLVFLDAHTRDLYPQWTEKARAVVGNLRLTAGRHPGDRLLSTLIGELVTGSAGFASMWADHRVVSCAATKYAMRHPLVGDLTVHQQTLALAHSPEQTLVVVTAEPGSPSQAALTLLTAATS
- a CDS encoding MBL fold metallo-hydrolase; its protein translation is MNAIPEEITLGDVTVTRVVEFSGPVGLTPAEFFPHSNETDWDENRSWLAPGFWDPGTGQVVAAVQTWLLRSEGRTILVDTGVGNHKERPYAAFWGHRDTPFLDTLAAAGVRPEDVDLVVNTHLHTDHVGWNTRLEDRAWVPTFPRARYLLPRRDFEFWNPLNGNESVFGRGNQNVFEDSVAPVHEAGLVDLWDGSYRIDGNLRLELAPGHTPGSSVLCLESGSDRALFVGDLVHTPQQIVAPDVNSCFCEDEVQARATRHQLLGSAAETGALVFPAHLPGPGGVQVRRDGSRFAITDWAGFA
- a CDS encoding MFS transporter; this translates as MVENFRLRSVAAAAYGPAALFGLSEGALLPVIALSAIERGASTPTAALIAAMLGVGSLVANIPAGVLATRVGERRSMLLAAAVLVAGVLICLIDLGRGPWSLLLYGAGVVLIGAAAAVYGLARQSYLTEVVPPHLRARALSTLGGSMRIGVFLGPFAGAAAMRFAGLPGAYYVSLAAIAAAAALVLRVPDLPVTGRDQAAEVTTRGMLKQRWRVYATLGTGILLLSAIRQTRQTVVPLWAAHIGLSPTTGSIIYGIAGAVDALTFYPAGKVMDRRGRRWVAVPATLVLGTSFLLVPLTDGAALLTVAAMVMGFGNGIGSGIVMTLGADVSPPVGRPTHLGIWNELADIGTGVGPLVLSAATALAGLGAGIATSGLVGFAAAAALWRWIPRRS
- a CDS encoding SRPBCC family protein, with amino-acid sequence MTTDTVPALDPATFAFTRRAWVPAPPPVVYDLVSDVAKIELWSPTASRVRYDDGAGPVPGAWFGGHNRRGEREWDTRSQVRAADAPAEFAFVVGGLDDGIVRWRWLIAADGPGSIVTQEWQLLRLDPVLGSTAGELAALRDDMAVSAETTLIALGRWLHERAAKP